ACCGTAGGTGTCATCCATTGATCCTGGGATATCGGTTACCATCCTGCATGGAGCATGGACATGAATCAGTCGGTCGACAGTTTGTAAGGATTTTGGATCTAGCTCTAGCTGTACTCACAATGAACCAATCATGAAATAGAGTATATGTTTTGTAGTATGTCATGTCGGGTGACAAGCTTGCGACATGCATATTTGTGGCTGGCTGGACGTACCTTAGATGATTAGATTTTTTATGATGGGATTAATCCATTATTGTTTAAGTTTTAGACTTGACATTGATACTCGTATTTTCTTGAATTTGTTTTAGACTTTTTGATGATGTTCGTATGATGGAAGAAGACGTTTTCatctatgccaagaagtttgtggTAACTTTTATGATGTGCATGCTTAGTATTTTTGAGGTGGTCATATGAATATGTTGTGCGCGATCTTTATATGAATAAGTGTATGTGTGTATTTGTGAGCATCTTGAATGGTGTTACAGAAACAAGCATATTTGTGGTTATGTACGTACGTGCATGAGTGAAAGACTACATATTATATATCATTATCATGCATGCACCAATACATTTATGATATCCACCGTTACATGTGATGCATGTATAGAGTATATTTCCTACCCGCAGGACAGCATGCAAGAGCTAATAAACTATGGGGAGGGTTGCTCTTAGATTCTCACCAGTGAAGATATTCCCTCAAGGTCGGATTGCTGGGGTTAGGAGCGTCAGGATCCACCATGACCTGCATACATCACATTCACAGGTTACACAGTTAACTTCGACAAACCACAGTGCTGAAAACATAAATAACTACTCCGCCTTACAAGGGTGTATGTCACGCTAATATCGTCGCCGCCGATCTCGACGCTCGGCTTGCCCGATACCGCCGGTGAGCGGAACTCCATGCCGTTAATGACGAACCTACCGTCATAGAGCACTGTCAGATCAACTGTGCTACGGAAGGGGTCCAACACATCTCCTACTATTCGTGATGTAACCAAGGAGTCGTTCGACATTTCTAGTGTATATACGATGTGTATAGTCACTCTCTGTGTATAGTATATGCAGATGTATGTGTGTTGATGTCTAGCTTCAGTGTAATGGCTTGGTATAAAGATACTACACAGCTAGAGGTACTTAGGCGTCATATTTATAGTAGCTAGCCATGAGAAGGGAAACGGCCATGCATATCACATGCAGCTCCAATCCTTGTCATCGTTCCTTGTATGCCCTTGGACCTTGGTAGTAATTTTCGCTTCAATAAATTTGACCGGTCGTGCATGCTGATTCCAGGGATGTCTTTCTAGCTAGAATGACGTATGTAGTAAAGCTAAGTAGAATCTCTTCGCACAATTATTGGGGGGGCATATATACACATCTACAATTTCATGTGTGTACGGGCGAACATATTGTGCGACATTTGTATGAGATGACAAAACACGTGGGGGACCGCTTTTGGCGAAGCTTGGTGATCGCTGGCTTGGCGTTGTTTCTCCAGCTCTCAACTGTCACGTATTGGTTACAGGCTACACAAATAGTGGCACGCCGGCTTAGTTTCCTCAATATTAAATTTACTGAAAATACGTCAAACTTCTCTCTCACCAGCGAATATATATGCAATTATATATCGTCACAAATATACTATATGCAAATACGGATAAACAAAGTCGTTACATAGTGATAGCGGTATATTGCTTGATGGCCTGACAAAAACTTGCACGAATATCTTTTTTTGAGTTGGAACTTGCACAAACATTCGTCTCATACATTTGGTACATATCGACAACCCCGAAATTAAATTTCACCCACAATATCTTGGATGGTGGTGGCACTAGTGGGAAACAGACCTTTCGTttgtacctttagtcccggttgggttCGGACTCAGGACTAATGTGAACATTAGTCTCAGTTTCAACCGTTAGGAGTGGACGGGGCACGGACAACTTTAGTCCCGAATGAAATGGAACTTTAGTCTtggttggtgataccaaccgggactaaagggattgCGGCAGGTTGGCCCCCCGCGAGCCTCTTTAGTTCCGGTTGATATCACTAATCGGGACTAAATATAtatagacctttagtcctggttgatgATACAAACCGGGACGAAAGTATTTCCTATATAAAGATCTACTTCTTCCAGCCCAAGTCCAAGCTTTCTCTCCTTTCTGTTCCTTccccaagctcgagttcatcctccttttttgccaagatttgtccatattgaaagcaccccatctatccaagtgttttaaaaggttagcaacttcatcctttcatctctcattgctagtttagctcgtttcatgctctataagtatagtaatttgtgggttttagtttgggagtaattatgtgagagttttatttgatttatatgcaatatgAGATTAAaataacttcttagtttgcatatgtgtaggtgtggtttacttaatGCCTTCCCGTCCTCGTCCTCACTGCTGTCGATCGTCCGCGCTGTCCCGTCGCTGGCGCCACCATGGTGagactcttgttcttatcttttttTAAATCaaatttgtatgatttagataattacttgtataattttcttacttctatGATTTTTtgttatataaatatatataggaaaaatataTCCTACCACCCatgggtagttaccccacatgtttcATATACTACAACGCGTGAGTATATATAtgaatttatcatttttattatgttcatatactatatataaaatttttcaaagtgagttagatgaaaaaattacaagttgacccatagtttttattatatttgtgaaatacatatatatttgtatgtaagaaagagcatacacaaaatatgacacatactaccaaaaaaatagtatatatactacctaaacatgattatatactacatactacacatacatactctccgatttgatagatactatatacaacatacaaaactcaagtggtggtaactaccaccggtggtagataaaatttgtcctatatagtgccatggttttgatatccgtccccgtagaccctcgtccggtttatgattcagatgtggtatattatcttttataactatttgtttcatttcgtatttatgacaattatgccaatGAAGTtgatatagatatttttatctaggaggtacgtgaaccggaaattgcaaccgaccatcttgtcgagaggttaaatgtagttgaaaaagaaaatgattatttgaaagaaaaattgaaaagtattgaagaagagaagatgaaactggagttgtatgttgccgatgtcgtcgatgatcacaagatcaagattgaTGCGATGCACTTGAAGAtcaaaaagattagaaaatatgccattaataaagaggcttgttatcattatgttgttggatcaattattaccttagttgcgattttgatcgcacttgttgttgcatttaaatgctttagatagttatatgttgttttatgaaagtatatatgtatgaactttatgtatatatttttgcaGTAATAATATTTGGTCACTACTCTACTTTGGTTTTGatgtgatgaacttgtattaatttggtcactacgaagttgtgtaatgaagatgagccaacaatggatgtacgatgaccgacgctCTTCCGAGTTTATTAATGGCCTACATAATTTTATACATGTGGTTGAGGCAAACAAGTGGAATGGTTTTATGTATTGTCCATGTGGTGTGTGTAAGAATGATAAGGATTACTCTACCTTAAAAATCCTTCAcaaccacctgcttcggtccggtttcatgtccggctataattgttggaccaagtacggagaaagaggggttatgatggaagacaatgatgaagaagatgatgaggacaactaTGATATGTTCCCTAAATACGGTGATACTGCAATGGGGAAGCTAAAGATCAAGAGGCACGAGATgagcccgttgatgatcttggtcgggccattgtTGATGCATAGAGAAAATGCGAAAGTGAAAAAGAgaggtttgttggggaacgttgcatgcaaaacaaaaaatttcctacgcacacataagatctatccatggtgatgactatctacgagaggagagattggatccacatatccttgtagatcgctaagcgggaagcattaagaaacgtggttgatgtagccgaacatcttcgcgatccaaattgcaagccgtcccgcgatccaatcacgatccagcgccgaacggatgacacctccgtgttcagcacacgtgcagctcgatgacgagctccaccttcttgatccagcaagagaaacgaagaggaagctgaattctccggcagcacgacggcgtgatggTCAAAATCGTGGAGCTAATCCGGctgggcttcgccgtgccgtaccgaaATAAGCTAcagggtgcaaaaagcctctctaccctccactatatacatgagggagggaggggtggtgccctagggaaaaccctaggatTCGGCcgacgcaaggaggagggaggattcctcctccaaatcggtttggtggaggaggagtcctcctcctagtcggtttggcccacctcctctctctttctctcttcgtCTGAATTAGGCCTACTTGGGCTAGCCGCCtagccaccaagggctggtgcgccacccttgggactATTTGGTctccctccgggtgggttgcTCCTCCGGGTGGAAcctcggtacccattcgtcactcccggtactttacctgtaatgcccgaaatccttccggaagccaaatgtacctttcatatatatcaatctacgtcctcggaccattccggaactccttgtgacgtacggggtctcatccgggactccgaacaatattcaatTACGAACATacgtaattcaactataccgaaacgtcaccgaaccataagtgtgcagaccgtgcgggttcgagaactatgtagacatgaccgagacattttgtgatcaataaccaatagcagaacctggatgtccatattggttcctacatattatacgaatatCTTAatcactatgtcaaggattcagttaatcccgtataacattccctttgttcttcggtatgttacttgcgcgagattcgatcattaatatctctatacctatttgaatctcgttaccggcaagtctctttactcgttccgtaatacaaaataccatggctaactctttagtcacattgcttgcaaggcttgttgtgatgttgtattaccgagtgggccccgagatacctctccgtcatacggagtgacaaatcccagtcttgatccatgctaactcaacggacatcttcagagatacatgtagagcacctttatagtcacccagttacgttgcgacgtttgatacacacaaggtattcttccggtgtcagtgagttacatgatctcatggtcatagaaacagatacttgacatgcagaaaatagtagcaataaaacaaTAAGATCACATGCTAGGTTTATAgtttggctcttgtccatcacatcattctcctaatgatgtgatcccgttatcaagtgacaacacttgtctatggctaggaaaccttagccatctttgatcaacgagctagtcaactagaggcttactagggacagtgtgttgtctatgtatccacacatgtatccgagtttccattcaatacaattctagcatggataacaaacgattatcttgaacaaggaaatataataataactattttattattgcccctagggcatattcccaatagtctcccacttgcactagagtcaataatctagctcacatcactatgtgatttacaatgtaacgaatctaacacctgtacagttctggtgttgatcatgttttgctcgtggaagaggcttagtaaaagggtctgcaacattcagatccgtgtgcactttgcaaatatttatgtcctcctctttgatgtaatcgtggatggaaTTAAAGCGTTAATTTATGtgcctggtcctcttgtgaaaccttggttccttggctagagtgtGTCatgaacagagtcattggatctagtgcaatcgacacaactccaagatctgtcatgtacttcttcatccagacaccttgtttagccgcctccgacgtagctatgtactccgcttcacatgtagaatcagctaccacgctttgcgttgaactgcaccagcttaccgcacccccattcagaataaatacgtatccggttgtgACTTAGATTcacccggattagtgtcaaagcttgcatcgacgtaaacctttatgacgagctctttgtcacctccataaacaagaaacatttccttagtccttttcaggtactttagaatattcttgaccgctgtccagtgctccattcctggctTACTTTgtaaccttcccgccatactaatggcaaggctgacatcaggtcttgtgcacaacactgcatacatgatagaccctatggctgaagcataggggacgacattcatcttttctctatcttctggagtcaccgacattgagtcttactcaactttataccttgtaacacaggcaagaaccctttcttggactgtttcattttgaacttcttcaaaactttatcaaggtatgtgttgtgtgaaagtcctatcaagcgtcttgatctatctctataaatcttgacacccaatatgtaagcagcttctcccaggtcctttgttgaaaaacttttattcaaataatcctttacgcttcccaaaaggtctatatcatttccaatcagcaatatttcatccacatataatattagaaacgctatagagctcccactcacttccttgtaaatacaatcttctccataaacttgtataaacccaaatgccttgatcacctcatcaaagcactgattccaactccgagatgcttgcactagtccataaatggatcactggagtttgcatactttgtcagcattctctggatcaataaaaccttccggttgcatcatatacaactcttccttaaggaaaccgttaaggaacgctgttttgacatccatctgccaaatttcataatcgaaaaatgtagctattgctaacttgATTCTAAtgtacttaagcatcgctacgggtgagaaagtctcattgtactcaactccttgaacttgtgaaaaatcttttgccacaagtcgagctttatagacggtgacattaccatTCGCGttcgtctttttcttaaagatccatttattctgaatagcctttcgtccttcaggtaatacttccaaagtccatactttgttttcatacgtggatcctatctcagatttcatggcttctaatcatttgttggaatccgagcccaccattgcttctacatagctcgtaggttcatcgttgtctaacaacatgattgataagacatggtTGCCAACCACCCAGGAGcactacgtgcccttgtcgacctacgaggtccgatagcaacttgatctgaagtttcatgatcatcatattTAGCTTCCTGTTCAACCGTTGTAGGTTCCACACAAACATCTTtctgtgctgcgctactctctgattgaagtaaaggttctacaacctcatcaagttctatcttacccccactcaattctttcgagagaaactctttctcaagaaaacctttgtttttagcgacaaacactttgccttcggatctgagatagaaggtgtaccaactatctcttttgggtatcttatgaagacacacttttccgctttgggttccaactgctcacgctaaagctttttgatataagcatcacatccccaaactttaagaaacgaaaactttggcttcttgccaaaccacacttcatatggcgtcgtctcaacggattttgatgatgccctatttaaagtgaatgtagctatctctaatgcataaccccaaaacagtaatggaaaatcggtaagagacatcatagaacacaccatatctaataaagtacgattacgacgtccggacacaccattatgctgtggtgttccaggcggtgtgaactgtgaaacaactccacattatcttaagtgagtgccaaactcataactcagatattctcctcttcGATCAGATCCTAGGAATTTGATCTACTTgtcatgatgattttcaacttcactcggaaattgcttgaacttttcaaacctttcacacttgtgtttcatcaagtaaatataaccatatctactcaaatcatctgtgaaggtgagaaaataatgataaccaccacgcgcctctatgctcatcggcccgcacacatcggtatgtatgatctccaacaagtcacttgcacgctccattgttccggagaatgcagtcttagtcatcttgcccatgaggcatggttcacatgtgtcaagtaattcaaaatcaagtgactccaaaagtccatcagcatggagtttcttcatgcattttgtaccaatatgacctaagcggcagtgccacaagaaagtggcgctatcattatcaactctacatcttttggcctcaatgttatggacatgtgtTTTATCACTACTGAGATTcgacatgaacaaacccctcacattgggtgcttgACCGTAAAAGATTTTACTCGTataaattgaacaaccattattctatgacttaaatgaataaccgtctctcaataaagaagatccagatataatgttcatgcttaacacatgcactaaataacaattatttaggttcattacTAATcacgatggtaattgaagtgagagcatgCCGACGGTGACCGCATCAACctgggaaccatttcccacgtgcatcatcaCTTCGTCTTCGCCAACCCTGGtccattccgtagttcctgctttgagttgcaaatgtgagcaaccgaaccggtatcaaatacccatgcactacagcgagagttggtgaggtacacatcaataacatgtatatcaaatataccttgtttagtgttggccaccttcttatcgacgagatacttggggcagttccgcttctggtgaccagtccccttgcaatgatagcaccCAGTTTTcgacttgggtccagccttgggtttctttgtggaAGGGTAAaatgctttgccactcttcttggagttaccattCTTTCTgttgccgcttttcttgaaactagtggttttattgaccgtcaacacttgatgttctttctggatttctgactaagcgactttcagcatcgcaaacagctcgacaagtgatttattcatcccttgcattttgtagttcaacacaaagcttttatagctaggtggcagtgattgcagAACTCTGTTAGTGATTGCTTCTGGAGGGAGaccaattcccagctcagccaaacggttagagtacccagacattctaagcacatgttcactaacagacccgttctcctccattttgcaagcatagaactaatCGGAGGTTtcgtacctctcgatccaggcattcttctcaatgataaacttcaactcctcgaacatctcatatgctccatgacattcaaaacttCTTTGAAGTAATGGTTCTAagtcatacaaaactgcacattgagctGCTGAGTAGTCATCCTAACGTGACTGCCAAGCGTTCATAACATCTTGGGTCACCGGTTGGGGTGGTGCTTCACCtaatggtgcatcaaggacatattgcttttgggaaaccgtgaggataagcctcagattacgggcccagtcaacaaagttgcttccatcatctttcagcttagctttctctaggaacgctttaaaattcaagggtgctactgcgcgagccattgatctacaacataaatttgcaaagattacttagactatgttcaagataaatgAGTTtacttaatcatattactaataaactctcactcaaattgacatccctctagtcatctagtgacacatgatccaaattcactaactcaagtccgatcatcacgtgagttgagttagcttcaatggtgaacatatctatgttgatcatatctactatatcactcatgttcgaactttcggtctcttgtgtttcgaggccatctctgtacatgctaggctcgtcaagtttaaccctagtgttccgcgtgtgcaactgttttgcacccgttgtatgtgaacgtagagtctatcacacccgatcatcacgtggtgtcctgAAACGGCAAactttcacaatggtgcacactcgggaagaacacaattttatcttgaaattttagtgagggatcaccttataatgctaccgccgtcctaagaaaaataaggtgcataaaaagattaacatcacatgcaaatcataagtgacatgatacggccatgaacttgtgcttttgatctccatcttcaaagcaccagcatgatctccgtcgtcatcggcgccacaccatgatctccatcattgtgctgccatcgaggttgtcaggctaactatgctattgctactaaagctactgaactaccAATAAAGCAAAGCATTACCAAGCGCaaaaaaattaaagacaaccctatgactcctgtcggttgttgtagcatcgacatgcaagttgatatttaactattaaaacatgatcatctcatacatcaaatatatcataacatgtctttggccatatcatatcacatcataccctgcaaaaacaagttagatgtcctccaatttgttgttgcatgttttacgtggctgctaaagGTATCTAgcacgatcgcatcttacttacgtaaaaccacaatggtgatagacAAGTTGCCATttcaccttctccaaggaccgcctgtgtcaaatccaattcaactaaagcaggagaaacagacacccgccaaccatatttatgcaacaagttgcatgttagttgatggaATCGgtatctcgtaagcatacgactaTTGATggtacgggccgcttcatccaacaataccgccgaatcaagaaaagactaaggagggcagcaatctgaatatcaacgcccacaaactcctttgtgttctactcgagatgtcatctacgcatagacgttCCTCAGATACCACCGTTGGGGAATGTTGTATGGGAAAgaatttttttcctacgcacacataagatctatcgatGGTGATGactatctacgagaggagagatcggatccacatacccttgtagatcgctaagcgggaagtgttaacaagcgcggttgatgtagtcgaacgtcttcgcgatccaaatcgcaagccgtcccgcgatccaatcacgatctagcgccgaacggacgtcacctccgcgttcagcacacgtgcagctcgatgacgatctccgccttgtcaatccagcaagagagatgacgAGGAAGCTAAATTCTCCGGAGCATGacagcgtgatagtgatgatggtggagctactccggcagggcttcgtcgtgccgtaccgaaataacctacagggtgtcacgaagtggtggagggagagagggttgcgccaTGGATtaaggtgcaaaaagcctctctaccctccactatctataggagggagggaggggtggtgccctagggaaAAACCCTAGGGTTTGGCCAGCtcaagaggagggaggagtcctcctccaaatcggttgcgtggaggaggagtcctcctcctagtcggtttggcccacctcctctctctttctctcttcggCCAAAATAGGCCCAATtgggctggccgcccagcccaccaggggctggtgtgccacccttgggcCATTTGGTCACTCTCCGGGTGCGTGGCCCCTTCCTGTAGAAcctcagaacccattcgtcactccacgtactttaccgataatgcccgaaatcctttcggaagccaaatgcacccttcctatatattaatcttcgtcttcagactattctagaacttctcgtgacgtccgggatctcatctgtgaTTTCGAACAACCTTCcgttaccaacatacataattcaactataccaaaacttcactgaaccttaagtgtgcagaccctgcgggttcgagaactatgtagacatggccgatacattctccgatcaataaccaatagtgggacctggatgtccatattgcttcctacatattgtacgaagatcttaatcactatgtcaaggattcagttaatcccgtataacattccctttgtccttcggtatgttactcgcccgagattcgatcattggtatctctatacctatttgaatctcattactggcaagtctctttactcgttccataatacaaaatcccatggctaaatatttagtcacattgcttgcaaggcttgttgtgatgttgtatcactgagtcggcccctagatacctctccatcatacggagtgacaaatcccagtcttgatccatgctaactcaacacacacattcgaagatacgtgtagatcacctttatagtcacccatttatgttgcgacgtttgatacacacaaggtattcttccggtagcatgatttacatgatctcatggtcataggaacatatacttgacatgcagaaaaatagtagcaataaaatgacacggtcacATGCTACATTAATAGTTTGAGTCtcgttcatcacatcattctcctaatgatgtgatcccattatcaagtgacaacacttgtctatggctaggaaaccttaaccatctttgatcagcgagctagtcaactagaggattactagggacagtttgttgtctatgtatcc
This genomic stretch from Hordeum vulgare subsp. vulgare chromosome 6H, MorexV3_pseudomolecules_assembly, whole genome shotgun sequence harbors:
- the LOC123405234 gene encoding protein FLOWERING LOCUS T-like, producing MSNDSLVTSRIVGDVLDPFRSTVDLTVLYDGRFVINGMEFRSPAVSGKPSVEIGGDDISVTYTLVMVDPDAPNPSNPTLREYLHWMVTDIPGSMDDTYGREVVCYESPTPATGIHRMVLVLFRQLGRNTVYAPSMRHNFNTRNFARRYNLGAPVAAKYFNCQRQAGSGGPKFTGSYTSRRQQI